The region AACTGACAAGTTGAACGTTCTTTCTAGCATCCCTATTACCCAAGATGCCTCGGCGAGTGCATATCAGATCATGAGTTACTTTTTGTTGGATGAAACCTTGGCTAAGAGAACGAATCTCATCCCATCTGGGGAAATCCtggatatttttaatttaatcctcGATGAGCTCAAGGAGTTCATGAAAGCAGAACTTGAGGATAGTCTATCACAGATAGTTTGCGATCTCCTCAATCGTAAGATAGTCAAAGGTCTCTTTATGCCTATGATATATGGTAAAACATTAATGAGCACCGCCTGCGATCTAAGAGCCGATCTCTCGCACTTCCTCACTAATAAGGATTGCTTTACAGTAGCCTCTGCCTGCTTAAAGTTCTGGGAAACTCAATATAAGAGCATGGATTGCCTGATCCGGTTGATCCGCCATATAGGCTGGTTCGCGTCTGCTAGGAATTGCCCTGTTTACTATAGTGTTCCTAACCACGGTACAGGATTATATGTTAATGGAAGCCGCTAATATATGGATTTATGATAGACTTCATAAGAAGAGGCGAAAGGTTACTCTCAGAGTTGCTTCTTCTAAGAGAAAGATTAAGAAGACTAGTACCTCTACCTTCGTAAACTTCATCCATCAGAAGGATGCACATATTGCAATGAGTGTAGTAGATAATATGCTTCTTGCAAATGCGCCTATATACACTGTACACGACAACTTTATAAGTACAGCTCAATATGGCGATATTATACCAAAGATGTATAGCAGCGCCATTCGTAACATGGGCCCTCCACTTTCAATCATCAACAAGTTCATCTATATGAATGTTATTCATCCTATTGCAAGAATGGAGCCAGATGGACCTACTGAGGATTACTTTACCCGTAAGGTAATCTCAAACGAAACGCTTCGTTTGTACTTAATGGCAAATGTACCTTCTAAAATAAGCGCGAAGACGAAGGCAACTTTTGATGAAAGAATCGCAGGAATACTGACCTCTTACAAGGACTATATTCGTAATGTATGCGGCGATTTCCATAACCCTGGGGATTGTTGGAAAGCTCATGAGGAAAAGTGGGAGAAATTAAAGTTACAGCTAAGAAGTAGGGAGGGAGCACCATATTACTGCGTGCACTATTAAGTAAGGGGAAAGAATGAAAAATAAGATGGCATACACCACAAGCAGTGCTACTACTGGACAGTTATTGAATCGCTTCTATCAAAAGATTGAACGAATAACACACCAAGATCCGTATCCGGGGTTAATCATTGCTTTACATCACTTCAAAGAGCCTTACCCTCTTGTTAACGAGATTGACCTCCTCTGTCTTGCGACCATGGATCTCTTAATCCAGTTTGCCTACCCATCCTTATCTGGTTACGGTAAGTTCACAATTTCCTTTACCATGAAGCGATCTTACGGAGAGGAGATCTCATTTACGCTAGGTCAAGCTATCCTCTTGACTTATGAAGATTGTAAGTGAATTCCAAGGAGTGAGGTCTATGCTCATATATCGAGATATATAATGAAATATGCAGAAATTTACGATGGAGATTCTATTGTTCGACTCATGATCCGAGTCTATATGGACGGTAAAAAGATGGATAGGCAAACCCTATCTTCAGAGGAGAGAGATAGCGCACTTTCTTCAATCATTGAACCCGGATTGAGTGAGATCGAGCCAATAACAGCAAAAGAGATCCGAAATCGTAAGCGTAAAAAAAGCCGTCCAACCCATATCACAGCACTCAAACCATGTCGTACTGAGCTGAAACCTTTCATTGTTGCCGATACCGAAACGATACTGATCGATAACGTTCATAAGCCTTATGCTGTAGGTCTCATGATGGTTCGTCCCGGTGAACAGATCAATAATCTTATGATTGATACCTACTTCAGCGAAGACTACTCTAGAATCTCGGATTCCTTTGAAGAAAGGAGTACCTTAGTACTTTATGACTTGGTACTAAGGATATCAAGGATTGTTAGACGAGAAAAAGAAACTTTAACTATTTACTTCCACAACTTCTCTAGATTCGACGGTATTCTCTTGCTTAAGCACCTAGCATGTCATCACAAGGACAAGAGATACACGCTAAAACCACTGATGAGGAACAATAGGCTTTACGAGTTAGCTGTCTATTCTGGTAAGAAGATGTTATTCCGCTTCAGAGACTCCTTGAACCTACTCCCTGGCAAACTTAGCTCCCTAGCTAAGAATCTATGCCCGGAACTTGGCCCGAAAGGCTCTATCCCATATGAAGAGGTGACATTGTCAAATCTGGTCAGTCTGAAGACAAGCTTGTTAGACTATATGAAGCAGGGCATCCTTCTACTTGGAGGTGTAATGCAAAAAGCTCAAGGGATATATTGGGTGCTGTACAAGGAGGACATAGAAAGCAAGATCACCCTTTCCTCACTTGCTCTAAGCATCTTTCGTATGAAATACTACGATTCAAAGAATTGGCCAATCCACATCCCAAACAAGAATGAAGACTGCTTTATAAGGCGTGCCTACTACGGCGGTCATAGAGATACATACAAACCATATGGCGAGGACCTATACTACTACGATGTGAACTCTCTCTATCCCTTTGTCATGAAGGAATTTCCAATGCCAGGTGGTGTGCCTGTCTGGCATGGTAATCTGGAAGGCAAGGACTTAGATAGCATCTTTGCCTTTATTGAGGCATATGTGGTATGTCCGAAGACAATCAAGAGGCCCTTTCTGCCCCATCGGGACAAGAAGAACACTCTCATCTTCCCGACCGGGGAGTTTGTTGGAGTCTACTATTACTATAGCGAGGAGTTAAAGTATGCAAGAGGCCTAGGCTACATCGTGCTCCCAATCTCTGGCTACCTCTTTGAGAGGATGGAAAGCCCATTCAACGACTTTGTTAGCTCACTCTT is a window of Mercurialis annua linkage group LG2, ddMerAnnu1.2, whole genome shotgun sequence DNA encoding:
- the LOC126668409 gene encoding DNA polymerase-like; the protein is MKYAEIYDGDSIVRLMIRVYMDGKKMDRQTLSSEERDSALSSIIEPGLSEIEPITAKEIRNRKRKKSRPTHITALKPCRTELKPFIVADTETILIDNVHKPYAVGLMMVRPGEQINNLMIDTYFSEDYSRISDSFEERSTLVLYDLVLRISRIVRREKETLTIYFHNFSRFDGILLLKHLACHHKDKRYTLKPLMRNNRLYELAVYSGKKMLFRFRDSLNLLPGKLSSLAKNLCPELGPKGSIPYEEVTLSNLVSLKTSLLDYMKQGILLLGGVMQKAQGIYWVLYKEDIESKITLSSLALSIFRMKYYDSKNWPIHIPNKNEDCFIRRAYYGGHRDTYKPYGEDLYYYDVNSLYPFVMKEFPMPGGVPVWHGNLEGKDLDSIFAFIEAYVVCPKTIKRPFLPHRDKKNTLIFPTGEFVGVYYYYSEELKYARGLGYIVLPISGYLFERMESPFNDFVSSLFESRLEARKEGNEALAYVYKIFMNSLYGRFGINPKSTTTEVCDENRYKYLIRHSELIFGDMLSENNYIVAYHSNTETGSDYWNPSKHSAVQLAAAITASARIYMYPYISREDCYYTDTDSVVLGHPLPEEVISSSVLGKFKLEDRVMKGYFLALKSYFYIAIDGTNVLKYKGPAKNQVYPEWFESQYADPSRTELVPVEANFRIDWHTLNIIKKDTLVKLGIKLGAKRIPVYHRDVWVDTDPIDVKDLSCLDHIGKQIIKSLRNDVIQLQTEKNLLNEKFSQKEREIAERYKEMKSQFDADKNTDTDKRMHTTEIRTEDVDEPTDPTLDEKTKTDEDF
- the LOC126668408 gene encoding probable DNA-directed RNA polymerase — translated: MADLDGTIRVKKKKGSYFLPNPVFAVCNFDISLLPVKLNLPMVCQPLDWRSACPEGKKPRTLSDLTGGYLRREENSQNLCRVMNKLQRQAFKINSDWLQFILKYEDMFVEYGFLMPKFLASINISDVSNLLREFHIKDKVINQFCSFSNLLNTLCKNIQRAQYEKLLIKLATAYDGFHFDLPAFLDFRGRIYRSGVLHFHERDLARSLIVFADCKPLGENIHKDIFRAAVAFHYQSFDTAEKALDWFNQNIELIADHPFKFARGAKRPFQFLSNRIGISSNKTDKLNVLSSIPITQDASASAYQIMSYFLLDETLAKRTNLIPSGEILDIFNLILDELKEFMKAELEDSLSQIVCDLLNRKIVKGLFMPMIYGKTLMSTACDLRADLSHFLTNKDCFTDYMLMEAANIWIYDRLHKKRRKVTLRVASSKRKIKKTSTSTFVNFIHQKDAHIAMSVVDNMLLANAPIYTVHDNFISTAQYGDIIPKMYSSAIRNMGPPLSIINKFIYMNVIHPIARMEPDGPTEDYFTRKVISNETLRLYLMANVPSKISAKTKATFDERIAGILTSYKDYIRNVCGDFHNPGDCWKAHEEKWEKLKLQLRSREGAPYYCVHY